The Vicinamibacteria bacterium genome includes the window CATCGTGTCGGGAAGTTGAAGCGTCAGTCCCTTGCCCTCGAGGGTCTGTTCGGGGCCGAGTCGAAGCCGTTCGGTGGGCAGAAGCTGGCCGTAGCCTCGATACTCGAGAAAGTCCTTCACGGTGTTCACCGGGACGGCAAATCCGACCCCCTCGGCGCCGCGAAGCTTCAGTCGGATGACGCCAAGGACGAAGCCTTCGCCGTCGACCATGGGCCCGCCGCTGTTACCGGGATTGACCGTCGCGCTCGTCTGCAGAAAGGAGGGCTCTCCAGAATCGTTGGCACGGCTGGCGGAGACGGCACCTCTGGTAACGGTGACCTGAGGCACGATGTCGTCGACGTCTCCCTTACCGATCTCGACTTTCCGCCCGAAGGGAAACCCGAAGACGCTGACCCCTTGCCCTTTCTCCGTGGCATCGGAGTCTCCGAACGCAAGGTAAGGCAGCTCGGACGCGCTCGTCGAGAGCACCGCGAGATCCAGGTCCGAATCCGTCGCCTCGAGCGTGGCCGGAAACGTCCTGGGCTCCTCGAGAGAACCCGCGCCCACGGACGGGAACACGATCTCGATCCGCTCGACCGCGATACGCACCTCCACCTCGATCCCTCGCACGCGAGTGCGGAACACGTCGCCGCCCACGACGTGGTGGTTGGTCAATACATGGCCATACTCGGTGAACACGAAACCGCTTCCGGTGCCGATCTCGACGTTGCGTTCCTCGATGGTCTCCTTCCAGGCGGAGTCGATCTCCCTTTGGACCGTGCCGATGACCCGTATGAAAACCGTGGCCTGAGTGGGATCCAACGTACGCTCCGCCCGGACGAAGTTCGCAACAAGAAGCATCGAAACCACGATGAAGACGGACGAGCGGCGATTCACGTGCACCCCGACTCATTCTACCGCCAGGTGAGGGAGAAACGCCTCATCGCCAACGGGGGGCATCCCACCACGGCCCCGATCACTGAACCCCGCGAGGAAACGGGGCATCGTGGCCCTCATGATCCGACAACAAGGCAACAAAGGTTTCACGTTGATCGAGGTGCTCGTGGCGATCGCCGTGACCCTCATCATCATGGCTTCGGTCTTCGGGGTTCTCCTGGGCGGCCAGGACAGCTTCCGGCGCGAGAACCAGGTCGCCGACATGCAGATGTCGACCCGATCGGGGCTCGATATGATCGGCCGCGATCTGACGCTCGCGGGATACAAGACGCCCCCGGCTTCGGCCGTCATTTGGAGCGACGGCGGCGGCATCCAGCCCGACGAGGTTACGATCGTCTACGCCGATCCGAACATCCCCATCTCCCGTCCCAAGCAGTGCGGGGCCGGGGGTAAGGGTGGCGGCGGCGGTCCCTGCGGGACGATCGGACGATCTTCGACGCTACTGCTCGACCCAGACACCTTCGACCCCATGCCCGGGGTCGTCGAGGAATCTTACGAGTACGGCATGATGCTGACGGCCATCGAGACCGCGGACTGCAACGGCGACGGTCAAGTGGGGCTGACCCACTTTCACCTCACCCAGGATCCTCAGATGACGACCGCGGGCGGCGAACCGACAGTGCAAATCAACCACAATCCCGGCAACATCGATTCCGAGCTGAACGTGCCCGGGGGATTCAACCACGAGGTCAAGGAAGACTGCGCCGTCGTGGGCATGTTCCGCGTGATTACTTACCGGGTCAGCCCCCCGCCTCCCGTAGGGAACCCGACTCTCGAGCGGAGAGACCTGGGCGATCCGGCGGGATGGATCGCAGTGGCGCACAACATCGAGAACCTCCAGATTCGATACGGCATCGGAAACGACGGCCTGAATCTTTTCGACGTTCCTCCCGTGGCTCCTTCGGACGATCCGCTCACCTGGATCAACCGCGTCGACGTGACGCTGACGGGACGAACGGAGGAGCAAAACCTGAAGGGCGCTACGGCCGGGGCTTTCGATCCCAACGAGATCTACGTCAGGAAGACGGTCTCGAGTCAGGTGGGCCTGCGCAACGTCGTGAACGAAGCCGAAAATCGCGCAACGGCTTTCTGAGATTCACGAGCGGGCAGCTCGCTGAGACTCAACGACTAGACGCAACGACGCGGAAGAGGCAAAGCCCGACGTCAGTCCGCGGGGGCCCCGTTCTCGGGGAACGAGAACACGAGCTTGCTCATGTCGTGGTTGTTGCCGTCCGGATCCGTTCCGTATCCGGGTATGCGGTACTCTTTGAATCCGAGCGGACTCAACACCTCGATTGCATCCTGTTCGAGGTCGGAGATGAGCATCGCCGTGAGATGGCGTAACCCGCGGTCGCGGGCGGCATCCATCAGCAGGTTCACGAGCATCGCCCCCAACCCCACGCCCCGGAAAGCGGGATCGATCAGCCACTTGATCCTTCCCACGAGGCGCAGGGGGCCGAACTCCCGGCGGTGCAGGCTCGCGTCCGCCACGACGCGGGAGCCGTCGAAGGCGAGAAGCGGGAAGACCTTGTCGTAATCGATGTTGTCGGCCCAGCTCTCGACCAGCCCCCGTCGCTCGATCGGATCCCAGGCGAAGCGCCGCCAATCGACGGGTATTCGGAGAAAAAAGTCGTGCAGCACCGACACGTCCATCTCCCGAAAAGGACGGACGAGAACCCGCCTGCCGTCGCGAAGCACGGACGTCATGGGAAAACGATGCGTCGTCATCGAGCCGCTTGTGACGCGGCTACGATATCACAGCTATCTCGTCAGGAGTATCTTCTCGAAAAGCGCGAGCGCCCTGGGGTCACCCGATTGTCCCAGCCAGAAGAACGCCTTCTTCCGCACTTCGGGGTGAGGGTGCGTTTCCGCCACCTCGAGGAGTAAGGGGACGCCCTCATCGGGCGGCAGCTGAGAGAGAGCGAAGACCGCCTTTTCCTTGACCTCGAGCTCGGGGTCGTTCCGCACCGCGGATGCGATGGTCTCGGCGGCAAGCTTTCCTGCCTCCTGCGCGAGCCAGAACAGCGCCTTTTCGCGGGTCTCGGCGTGAGAATCGTTCTTCGCGATCTGAACGAGCTTCTCGGTGGCCCCGTCCGCCTCCGACAGGTGAAGGGCGAACACGATCTTCTCGCGGAGTCCCCGGTCGGTCTCGGTCTCGAGACGCTCCGCAAGCTGTCGGAGCCCACCTTCGCCGCGAGCGGCGCCGAGCCAGAAAAGCGCCTTCTCCTTGACGTCGTGCGAGCCAGCCGTGGCCGCGAGCGCCGACAGGCGTGCGTCCGCCAGAGGCTCCTGGTGAAACGCCATCGCGGTGACGGCGTCCTCCGAGCGGTCGGTATCTCCCTCGCGCGCGAGAGTCTCGAGAAACTCCAGGCTCGAACGAGGAGAGACGGACCTCCACCAGTGAATCGTTTCCCCGGAAGCGTCGATGCGGCACTCGGAATCGAGCGTTCGGATTCTCGCGACCGCCCCAGCCTCGACGCGATACAGCACGAAAAGGTCCGTGCCGGGTGACGAGGTCTGCCGACCGGACCATCCGTGGGCATCGAGCGTCACGACCCCGTTTCCACAGAAGGAATGGCGGCCGGAGATCATCGGCACGGCGTATCCAGCCCAGACGCCGTCTTCCAATGCCAGGACGTCGGCGGCGATGTCGCGCGACTCACCATGCTCCACGAGATTTCCATCCAAAAGCCTGGGGCTCGTCTGGAGCGCGGCCACCACGAAGAGCGACACGAACGGATTCATCGTCTCAAAACCTCCATCAAGAAGTCTCTGGCCTCGGCCGCGTCCATCAGCGAGAGCCAGTGGACTGCCGTTTTCTTGAGCTCGGGGCTCGTTTCCGCGCGGGCGATGGCGACGAGCTCCGTGGCCGCGTCCTGCAGGAAGAGGCTGTGAAGCACTTGCTTCTTCAATTCCTCCGAGCTCTCGTTCTCGTAGATGGCCAGAAGAGCTGCACGGGCTTCGCTACCCCCCGAGACTCCGAGGTCGTGGATCGCGGCCTTGCGCAGCTCTTCGG containing:
- a CDS encoding trypsin-like peptidase domain-containing protein; this translates as MNRRSSVFIVVSMLLVANFVRAERTLDPTQATVFIRVIGTVQREIDSAWKETIEERNVEIGTGSGFVFTEYGHVLTNHHVVGGDVFRTRVRGIEVEVRIAVERIEIVFPSVGAGSLEEPRTFPATLEATDSDLDLAVLSTSASELPYLAFGDSDATEKGQGVSVFGFPFGRKVEIGKGDVDDIVPQVTVTRGAVSASRANDSGEPSFLQTSATVNPGNSGGPMVDGEGFVLGVIRLKLRGAEGVGFAVPVNTVKDFLEYRGYGQLLPTERLRLGPEQTLEGKGLTLQLPDTMEDVSPVRLRAFSDPTNGDVRFVAERVASPWELSRLEALLLGGGTFGPFQASGERRSSAFSSGRLIAGWASGTDGTDGNEAKLEYALLESGLEKVLV
- a CDS encoding GNAT family N-acetyltransferase produces the protein MTTHRFPMTSVLRDGRRVLVRPFREMDVSVLHDFFLRIPVDWRRFAWDPIERRGLVESWADNIDYDKVFPLLAFDGSRVVADASLHRREFGPLRLVGRIKWLIDPAFRGVGLGAMLVNLLMDAARDRGLRHLTAMLISDLEQDAIEVLSPLGFKEYRIPGYGTDPDGNNHDMSKLVFSFPENGAPAD
- a CDS encoding HEAT repeat domain-containing protein yields the protein MNPFVSLFVVAALQTSPRLLDGNLVEHGESRDIAADVLALEDGVWAGYAVPMISGRHSFCGNGVVTLDAHGWSGRQTSSPGTDLFVLYRVEAGAVARIRTLDSECRIDASGETIHWWRSVSPRSSLEFLETLAREGDTDRSEDAVTAMAFHQEPLADARLSALAATAGSHDVKEKALFWLGAARGEGGLRQLAERLETETDRGLREKIVFALHLSEADGATEKLVQIAKNDSHAETREKALFWLAQEAGKLAAETIASAVRNDPELEVKEKAVFALSQLPPDEGVPLLLEVAETHPHPEVRKKAFFWLGQSGDPRALALFEKILLTR
- a CDS encoding prepilin-type N-terminal cleavage/methylation domain-containing protein, which encodes MIRQQGNKGFTLIEVLVAIAVTLIIMASVFGVLLGGQDSFRRENQVADMQMSTRSGLDMIGRDLTLAGYKTPPASAVIWSDGGGIQPDEVTIVYADPNIPISRPKQCGAGGKGGGGGPCGTIGRSSTLLLDPDTFDPMPGVVEESYEYGMMLTAIETADCNGDGQVGLTHFHLTQDPQMTTAGGEPTVQINHNPGNIDSELNVPGGFNHEVKEDCAVVGMFRVITYRVSPPPPVGNPTLERRDLGDPAGWIAVAHNIENLQIRYGIGNDGLNLFDVPPVAPSDDPLTWINRVDVTLTGRTEEQNLKGATAGAFDPNEIYVRKTVSSQVGLRNVVNEAENRATAF